One Terriglobia bacterium genomic region harbors:
- a CDS encoding type II toxin-antitoxin system RelE/ParE family toxin, with amino-acid sequence MKVFFTPTARAQFLAALEFIRRDSPSAARRFRRRAETLLRRLVKFPHSGRVIPEFPDLPQREVIVSPYRFFYRTVRSTVWIVAVWHSAQLPDKSNKTGGP; translated from the coding sequence GTGAAGGTTTTTTTCACACCGACAGCCCGGGCCCAGTTTCTTGCGGCGCTCGAGTTCATACGCCGGGACAGTCCATCCGCCGCGCGGCGTTTTCGCCGCCGGGCGGAGACTCTCCTGAGGCGGCTGGTGAAGTTCCCCCATTCCGGTAGAGTCATTCCCGAGTTCCCTGATTTGCCACAACGGGAGGTTATTGTGTCACCCTATCGTTTCTTTTATCGTACGGTGAGGAGCACGGTTTGGATTGTTGCGGTTTGGCACAGCGCCCAGCTTCCAGATAAGTCAAACAAGACTGGAGGCCCCTAA